In one Leptospiraceae bacterium genomic region, the following are encoded:
- a CDS encoding Gfo/Idh/MocA family oxidoreductase → MEKLKLGIIGTGHMGQYHVNVANQLKDAILSGIYDTSPVRANEIASKYDTLAYSSVEEILDNSDALIIAAPTFLHHEIAKRALLSGKHVLVEKPIAETVEQARELVRIASEKGLIFQVGHVERFNGAILELNKIAEEPILIESRRLAPFNNRIRDVGVVLDMMIHDIDIVLNLVKSKVKSLSAMGTSVFSEHEDVAATIMQFENGCVAKISASRCTQSKIRTLNISQKDSYIELDFADQEIQLHRQASSNTQLAPDSIRYKQESIVEKIFVHKDNPLKQEHEHFVNCILGKATPLVGGDKDIETLEIAHRILEQLKANKNAG, encoded by the coding sequence ATGGAAAAACTAAAACTTGGAATTATAGGTACAGGTCATATGGGCCAGTACCATGTTAACGTCGCAAACCAATTAAAAGATGCTATACTGTCCGGGATCTATGATACAAGCCCGGTAAGAGCTAATGAAATTGCTTCTAAATACGATACACTGGCGTATAGCTCTGTAGAAGAAATTCTGGATAATTCGGATGCTCTTATTATTGCAGCTCCTACATTTTTACACCATGAAATAGCCAAACGTGCCCTTCTATCAGGCAAGCATGTTCTGGTAGAAAAGCCAATAGCTGAAACTGTAGAACAGGCAAGAGAGCTGGTGCGAATTGCTTCCGAAAAAGGCCTTATTTTTCAGGTCGGACATGTAGAGAGATTTAATGGTGCTATTTTAGAATTAAATAAAATAGCAGAAGAACCTATTTTGATTGAATCACGCAGACTTGCTCCCTTTAACAATCGCATTCGTGATGTTGGTGTTGTCCTGGATATGATGATTCATGATATTGATATTGTTCTGAACCTCGTCAAATCCAAAGTCAAATCTCTTTCTGCTATGGGAACCAGCGTTTTTTCTGAGCACGAAGATGTGGCAGCTACCATTATGCAATTTGAAAATGGTTGTGTTGCTAAAATTTCTGCTTCCCGTTGTACCCAGTCAAAAATTCGAACCTTAAATATATCTCAAAAAGATTCTTATATAGAACTGGATTTTGCTGATCAAGAAATTCAATTACACCGTCAGGCCAGTTCTAATACCCAATTAGCTCCGGATTCGATTCGCTATAAGCAGGAGTCAATTGTTGAGAAGATTTTTGTTCATAAAGATAATCCTTTAAAGCAAGAACATGAGCATTTTGTAAATTGTATTCTTGGAAAAGCCACTCCTCTTGTTGGGGGAGATAAAGATATAGAAACCCTGGAAATTGCACACAGGATTTTAGAACAGCTTAAAGCCAATAAAAATGCCGGATGA
- the dnaJ gene encoding molecular chaperone DnaJ, with protein MSEQSYYEILGVAKSASEDEIKKAYRKLAIKYHPDKNKGDKAAEEKFKEATEAYEVLRDPEKRRMYDQFGKAGVNAGGAGFGQGAYTDFSDIFGDFSDIFGDFFGGGRGQRRHGPKRGSDLRYNLEISLEDAALGKEYKIEIPRLETCPDCSGSGAAKGAQPSACPDCGGTGQVRRTQGFFSIASTCGRCGGRGSIITNPCRTCSGQGMVEKRKTINIKIPPGVESGSRLKVSGEGEAGPNGGPSGDLYVVTHIKRHPTFERQGNDLVMSKTISMVTACLGGDIEVPTIEGKNIKMKVPEGTEPGQVFRLKGHGIPYLGSYGKGDQHVVIKVEIPKKLTKRQRELLMEFDQENDPSLAGGFFKGGFFKK; from the coding sequence ATGAGTGAACAGAGTTATTACGAGATACTGGGAGTTGCGAAAAGTGCTTCCGAAGATGAAATAAAAAAAGCTTATCGAAAGCTGGCTATAAAATATCACCCTGATAAAAATAAAGGTGATAAGGCAGCCGAAGAAAAGTTTAAGGAAGCAACGGAGGCCTATGAGGTTCTCCGTGATCCCGAAAAGCGGAGAATGTATGACCAATTTGGTAAAGCCGGCGTAAATGCCGGTGGAGCCGGGTTCGGTCAGGGTGCCTATACCGACTTTTCCGACATTTTTGGAGATTTTTCCGACATTTTTGGAGACTTTTTCGGTGGTGGACGGGGCCAAAGAAGACACGGGCCCAAACGGGGTAGCGATCTCCGGTACAATCTTGAAATATCTCTGGAAGATGCTGCTCTTGGAAAAGAATACAAAATTGAAATTCCTCGCTTAGAAACCTGTCCCGATTGTAGCGGAAGTGGGGCAGCTAAAGGGGCTCAACCCAGTGCCTGTCCGGATTGCGGCGGAACCGGACAGGTTCGAAGGACTCAGGGGTTTTTCTCCATAGCTTCTACCTGTGGCAGGTGCGGAGGACGTGGTTCTATCATAACCAATCCCTGTAGAACCTGTTCCGGCCAGGGAATGGTCGAAAAGCGGAAAACCATTAATATTAAAATTCCACCGGGCGTGGAATCTGGAAGCCGCTTAAAAGTAAGTGGTGAAGGCGAAGCAGGACCCAACGGGGGACCATCCGGGGATCTGTATGTCGTAACCCATATCAAGCGTCACCCAACTTTTGAAAGACAGGGAAATGATCTGGTCATGTCAAAAACCATTTCAATGGTAACGGCCTGTCTGGGTGGAGACATCGAAGTGCCTACCATTGAAGGGAAAAACATAAAAATGAAAGTTCCGGAAGGAACAGAACCGGGTCAGGTTTTCCGTCTTAAAGGACATGGCATTCCTTATCTGGGATCTTATGGGAAGGGGGATCAGCATGTCGTTATAAAAGTAGAAATACCTAAGAAATTGACCAAACGTCAGCGTGAACTCTTAATGGAATTTGACCAGGAGAATGATCCTTCTCTTGCGGGTGGATTTTTTAAAGGTGGCTTTTTTAAAAAGTAA
- the dnaK gene encoding molecular chaperone DnaK, with amino-acid sequence MSKEKIIGIDLGTTNSCVAVMEGGDAVVIQNAEGARTTPSIVAFTSKGETLVGQFAKNQAITNGANTVRSAKRFIGRRFNEVNEESGRVSYKVIRAGNDGVKFQTNQGEFTPQEISARILQKMKKTAEDFLGQTVTKAVVTVPAYFNDEQRQATKDAGRIAGLEVERIINEPTAAALAYGFDKKKENAKIVVYDLGGGTFDVSILELGDGVFEVKSTNGDTHLGGDDFDDTIMDWMVDEFKKQTGIDISQDKNTIQRLKEAAEKAKIELSGTSSTQINLPFITADASGPKHLDMTLSKAKFDQLTKPLVERTRIPCENALRDAGLSPSDIDEVILVGGSTRIPAVQELVKGIFGKEPNKSVNPDEVVAVGAAIQGGVLAGEVTDVLLLDVTPLSLGIETLGGVMTRLIERNTTIPTKKSQIFSTAADNQSAVSVHVLQGEREMAKDNRTLGRFDLVGIPPAPRGVPQIEVTFDIDANGIVHVSAKDLGTGKEQKIRIESSSGLSEEEIQKMVKEAEANAESDKRSREVVELKNEIESLTYQLEKTISEAKDKIQPNDAQLAEDEIKRAREAVQSDDLARLRSTKESLNNIASKIGSAVYSQAGPEAQQQGAPSGNDNAKNNSGGEKVVDADYTVVDDDKK; translated from the coding sequence ATGTCAAAAGAGAAAATCATCGGAATTGACCTGGGCACAACAAATTCATGCGTTGCTGTAATGGAGGGTGGAGATGCTGTAGTAATACAGAATGCGGAGGGTGCAAGGACAACTCCTTCGATTGTGGCATTTACATCCAAAGGAGAAACACTGGTAGGGCAATTTGCAAAAAACCAGGCAATCACAAATGGGGCCAATACAGTTCGCTCTGCAAAGCGTTTCATTGGTAGACGTTTTAATGAAGTTAATGAGGAATCCGGTAGAGTTTCTTACAAGGTAATCCGAGCAGGAAACGATGGTGTTAAATTTCAAACTAATCAGGGAGAATTTACTCCTCAAGAAATTTCAGCCCGGATTCTACAAAAAATGAAAAAAACAGCGGAAGACTTTTTAGGTCAAACCGTTACAAAAGCTGTAGTCACCGTTCCTGCTTACTTTAACGATGAGCAAAGACAGGCTACGAAAGACGCGGGAAGAATTGCCGGCCTTGAAGTAGAGAGGATTATTAACGAGCCTACCGCAGCTGCTTTAGCTTATGGTTTTGATAAAAAGAAAGAAAATGCAAAGATAGTCGTTTATGACCTCGGTGGTGGAACTTTCGACGTAAGTATTCTTGAGCTTGGAGATGGAGTCTTTGAAGTAAAATCTACAAATGGAGATACCCACCTTGGTGGAGACGACTTTGATGATACTATCATGGACTGGATGGTGGATGAGTTTAAAAAACAAACAGGCATTGATATCAGCCAGGATAAAAATACGATTCAGAGACTCAAAGAAGCAGCGGAAAAAGCTAAAATCGAACTTTCCGGAACCTCTTCTACACAGATAAATCTGCCATTTATCACAGCTGATGCAAGCGGTCCAAAACACCTGGATATGACTCTTTCCAAGGCTAAATTTGACCAGCTAACCAAACCTCTGGTAGAAAGAACCCGAATTCCCTGTGAAAATGCTCTAAGAGACGCAGGTTTAAGTCCATCTGATATAGATGAGGTAATTCTGGTAGGTGGTTCTACAAGAATTCCCGCAGTTCAAGAGCTGGTAAAAGGTATATTTGGAAAAGAGCCCAATAAATCTGTAAATCCGGATGAAGTTGTTGCTGTAGGTGCTGCCATTCAGGGAGGAGTTTTAGCCGGAGAAGTTACAGACGTTCTTCTTTTAGATGTAACACCTCTTTCTCTGGGTATAGAAACTCTGGGTGGAGTAATGACCCGTTTAATTGAAAGAAATACTACCATTCCAACTAAGAAATCCCAAATTTTCTCTACTGCTGCTGATAACCAGAGTGCAGTGAGTGTCCATGTGTTACAGGGTGAAAGAGAGATGGCCAAGGACAACCGTACACTCGGTAGGTTTGACCTGGTAGGAATACCGCCGGCCCCCAGAGGAGTTCCTCAAATAGAAGTAACCTTTGATATCGATGCGAATGGTATTGTGCACGTTTCTGCCAAGGATTTAGGTACAGGAAAAGAGCAAAAAATTCGTATTGAATCCTCTTCCGGTCTATCCGAAGAAGAAATTCAAAAAATGGTAAAAGAAGCAGAAGCTAATGCTGAATCCGATAAACGATCCAGGGAAGTTGTAGAATTAAAAAATGAGATTGAATCCTTAACCTATCAATTAGAAAAAACTATTTCAGAAGCTAAGGATAAGATTCAACCGAATGATGCCCAACTGGCAGAGGATGAGATCAAGCGAGCAAGAGAAGCTGTTCAGAGTGATGATCTGGCAAGGCTCCGTTCCACAAAAGAGTCTTTGAATAATATTGCTTCCAAAATTGGCTCAGCGGTTTATTCACAGGCCGGTCCTGAGGCTCAACAACAGGGTGCTCCTTCCGGTAATGATAATGCAAAGAATAATTCCGGTGGAGAAAAAGTGGTGGATGCAGACTATACTGTAGTAGATGATGATAAAAAGTAG
- the grpE gene encoding nucleotide exchange factor GrpE, which yields MSENQNTTESEEKNTKAENGDNGSSEKKASNGSEEVIQTEEIQSNTSNTSSDELQKANQEIEKLKDSWARERAEFQNYKRRTAAEFVNIRRESVKNFVLKLLTPMDNLERVSQQNVSDDVKPFLDGVQMIKKEIYSVFEKENIFRVQPINEPFDPMTMEAIAALESEEYQEETVIEVYQSGFEFRENSETMLIRPSRVRVGRPKN from the coding sequence ATGTCAGAAAACCAGAACACAACTGAATCTGAAGAAAAAAACACCAAAGCAGAAAATGGGGATAATGGTTCTTCAGAAAAAAAAGCATCAAATGGAAGTGAGGAAGTTATCCAGACAGAAGAAATTCAGTCTAATACATCAAATACTTCTTCAGATGAGTTGCAAAAAGCGAATCAGGAAATCGAAAAGTTAAAGGACTCCTGGGCAAGAGAAAGGGCTGAGTTCCAGAATTACAAGAGAAGAACTGCGGCTGAGTTTGTAAATATCAGGCGGGAGTCAGTGAAAAACTTTGTACTAAAATTGCTTACTCCTATGGATAATCTCGAAAGGGTTAGCCAGCAGAATGTTTCGGATGATGTTAAACCTTTTCTGGATGGAGTACAAATGATAAAAAAAGAAATTTATTCTGTATTTGAAAAAGAGAATATTTTTCGGGTTCAACCTATAAATGAACCTTTTGATCCCATGACAATGGAAGCCATAGCCGCTCTTGAGTCAGAGGAATATCAGGAAGAGACTGTCATCGAAGTTTATCAGTCTGGTTTTGAGTTTCGTGAAAATAGTGAAACCATGCTAATTCGTCCATCTCGAGTTCGAGTGGGACGACCAAAAAATTAA
- the hrcA gene encoding heat-inducible transcription repressor HrcA, translated as MSFVSQRHRLILKALIDDFVMDNRPVGSKTLSEKYNIGLSPATIRNVFRDLEELGYINSRHHSGGRVPTESGFRFYIDSLVSLYELTILEKQRIQEEYLKYQFKLDQILNATSRVLSRLSQKASVVLAPKKNQDTLKHVELIHVSGEEILAIVVTRSGAVINKNIFANQNISQESLYKISRFLNETVKGFEIDYIFNEFMDELKQKQEREIPSEIYPLIDNMKHAFGSELNFETELYIGGLKNLYDNFKDDDISHMESVLALLDNKSLLKQIFSQYIESDDVSAFVGGQEDLELNGVSIIATSYKMGDKRIGSMGIIGPRRMNYNRALALVDYTSMMVSEMVTRISR; from the coding sequence ATGAGCTTTGTATCGCAACGACACAGATTAATTCTGAAGGCCCTTATAGATGATTTTGTAATGGATAATCGACCTGTAGGCTCGAAGACACTTTCTGAAAAATACAATATTGGCCTTTCTCCGGCCACCATAAGGAATGTGTTTCGCGACCTTGAAGAATTAGGTTATATCAATTCCAGGCATCATTCCGGTGGAAGAGTTCCAACAGAATCAGGTTTTAGGTTTTATATTGATAGCCTGGTATCTCTTTATGAGCTTACCATCCTCGAAAAGCAAAGAATCCAGGAAGAATATCTGAAGTATCAGTTTAAGCTGGATCAGATTTTAAATGCGACTTCGAGGGTTTTATCCAGACTTTCTCAAAAAGCCTCTGTTGTACTGGCACCCAAGAAAAATCAGGATACTCTTAAGCATGTTGAATTAATACACGTAAGCGGAGAGGAAATTCTCGCTATAGTGGTCACTCGTTCCGGCGCGGTAATCAATAAAAATATTTTTGCCAATCAAAATATTTCTCAGGAATCTCTTTATAAAATTTCAAGATTCTTGAATGAAACAGTAAAAGGTTTCGAAATCGATTATATATTCAATGAATTTATGGATGAATTAAAGCAGAAACAGGAAAGGGAGATCCCTTCCGAGATTTATCCTCTTATTGATAATATGAAACATGCTTTTGGAAGCGAGCTTAATTTTGAAACAGAGTTATATATCGGAGGTTTAAAAAATCTCTACGATAATTTCAAGGATGACGATATCAGCCATATGGAAAGTGTCCTCGCCCTTTTGGACAATAAAAGCTTATTAAAGCAAATTTTCAGCCAGTATATAGAATCTGATGATGTCTCGGCATTTGTGGGCGGGCAGGAAGATTTGGAGCTTAATGGGGTATCGATCATTGCCACAAGTTATAAAATGGGTGATAAGCGAATCGGTTCTATGGGCATCATCGGTCCGAGGCGAATGAATTATAACAGGGCCTTAGCTCTGGTAGATTATACATCTATGATGGTATCTGAAATGGTAACACGTATTAGCAGGTAA
- a CDS encoding aldo/keto reductase, which produces MKKRRPGKAAIVISEIGLGTMTFGSSSDEANSFKIMDKAFDAGVDFFDTAEIYPVPPDEKWVYRTEEIVGKWMRTKKRDSIILASKVCGPGHGWFIPPVRSGKTALDRHNIIRAVEGSLMRLGTDYIDFYQVHWPDPDMMYEETLYALSELVNSGKVRYVGCSNETPWGLMKALWTSEKFRLTRYETIQNNFSMLNRRFEDSLAEICRKENVSLLAYSPLAGGVLSGKYNVENPPPTARFTKYAKAPTERQRSMAGRYLNEKTVIATNELMKIAKELGISLVTLAIAWSKQHDFVASTLVGATSAEQLNDSLKAKDIVLSEEVLKKIDDVSKKIPYPMG; this is translated from the coding sequence ATGAAAAAAAGACGACCCGGTAAAGCTGCCATTGTAATTTCTGAAATAGGACTTGGAACCATGACTTTTGGCTCTTCTTCTGATGAAGCCAACAGCTTTAAAATTATGGATAAAGCTTTTGATGCGGGAGTGGATTTTTTTGATACAGCTGAGATTTACCCGGTACCACCGGATGAGAAATGGGTATACCGAACCGAAGAAATTGTTGGCAAATGGATGAGAACCAAAAAAAGAGATTCTATTATCCTTGCCAGTAAAGTTTGTGGTCCGGGGCATGGCTGGTTCATTCCCCCCGTGCGTTCCGGTAAAACGGCGCTTGACAGACACAATATTATTCGAGCTGTTGAGGGAAGTCTGATGAGACTGGGTACCGATTATATCGACTTTTACCAGGTTCACTGGCCTGACCCCGATATGATGTACGAAGAAACACTGTATGCTTTAAGTGAACTGGTGAATAGCGGAAAAGTCCGCTATGTAGGTTGTAGTAATGAGACACCCTGGGGTCTCATGAAAGCTCTCTGGACTTCTGAGAAATTTCGACTAACGCGTTACGAAACGATTCAGAATAATTTTAGTATGCTAAACAGACGATTTGAGGATTCCCTGGCTGAAATCTGTCGCAAAGAAAATGTAAGCCTTCTGGCCTATTCCCCCCTGGCCGGAGGGGTCTTAAGTGGGAAATACAACGTGGAGAACCCTCCTCCCACTGCTCGTTTTACCAAGTATGCCAAGGCTCCGACTGAAAGACAGAGAAGCATGGCCGGACGTTATTTAAACGAAAAAACAGTTATTGCTACGAATGAGCTAATGAAAATAGCCAAAGAGTTAGGAATCAGTCTCGTTACTCTCGCCATCGCCTGGAGTAAGCAACATGATTTTGTAGCCTCAACACTTGTAGGTGCTACCTCAGCCGAACAGCTAAACGATAGCCTGAAAGCGAAAGACATTGTTTTATCTGAAGAAGTACTAAAGAAAATTGATGATGTATCCAAAAAGATTCCCTATCCTATGGGTTAA